In Trichoderma atroviride chromosome 2, complete sequence, one DNA window encodes the following:
- a CDS encoding uncharacterized protein (BUSCO:EOG092D2RBH) — MAPSRHAAPSAEEHLRRNTVGINKETVSNVSSTDFPGHFPGEDHAFSIEHFQSAFSIQFHRNEANDASFSLIGIDASLANAFRRILIAEIPTLAIEDVFIENNTSVIQDEVLAHRLGLVPFNGGREGIHNFLKWYKKPAAGEDQYANSFDWNTVRLELNVTCTVNQDAAPTENDPLKAYHHAHVYARDIVFAPTGRQAEYFSGENAIRPVNPDILIAKLRPKQTINLAMHMHKGIGADHSKFSPVATASYRLLPLIHITRPILGADAEKFQKCFPEGVIGLEPVTREDVSKAGSGYEGHLGEVKAVVKDSMKDTVSREALRHAEFEGKVKLGRRRDHFIFSIESTGQWDSDELFLESVKHLKLKCKKLEQQVINMVQ; from the exons ATGGCGCCTTCACGACATGCTGCTCCCAGTGCGGAGGAGCACTTGCGCCGAAAC acCGTTGGCATCAACAAAGAGACAGTCTCCAACGTCTCCTCCACAGATTTCCCCGGCCACTTCCCCGGCGAAGACCACGCCTTCTCCATCGAGCACTTCCAATCCGCCTTTTCCATCCAGTTCCACCGCAACGAGGCCAACGACGCTTCCTTCTCGCTCATCGGCATCGACGCCTCGCTCGCAAACGCCTTTCGCCGCATCCTCATCGCCGAGATCCCAACCCTCGCCATCGAAGACGTCTTTATAGAGAACAACACCTCCGTCATCCAGGATGAGGTCCTCGCGCATAGACTAGGCCTCGTACCCTTCAACGGCGGCCGCGAGGGCATACACAACTTCCTAAAGTGGTACAAGAAGCCGGCCGCCGGCGAGGACCAGTACGCAAACAGCTTCGACTGGAACACGGTGCGCCTCGAGCTCAACGTCACATGCACCGTCAACCAGGACGCCGCGCCGACGGAAAACGACCCGCTCAAGGCGTACCACCACGCGCACGTCTACGCAAGGGACATTGTCTTTGCGCCGACGGGCAGGCAGGCCGAGTATTTCAGCGGCGAAAACGCCATCCGGCCCGTCAACCCAGACATCCTTATAGCCAAGCTGCGGCCCAAGCAGACCATCAACCTGGCCATGCACATGCACAAGGGCATCGGCGCAGACCACTCCAAGTTCTCGCCCGTCGCCACCGCCTCCTaccgcctgctgccgctcaTCCACATCACCCGGCccatcctcggcgccgaCGCCGAAAAGTTCCAAAAGTGCTTCCCCGAGGGCGTCATTGGCCTCGAACCAGTCACGAGGGAGGACGTCAGCAAGGCCGGCAGCGGCTACGAGGGCCACCTGGGCGAGGTCAAGGCCGTGGTCAAGGATTCGATGAAGGACACGGTCAGCAGAGAGGCGCTGCGCCATGCCGAGTTTGAGGGCAAGGTGAAGCTCGGCCGGAGGAGAGACCACTTCATCTTTTCGATTGAGAGCACGGGCCAGTGGGATAGCGACGAGCTGTTCCTCGAGTCGGTGAAGCATTTGAAGCTAAAGTGCAAaaagctggagcagcaggTGATTAACA